In Toxotes jaculatrix isolate fToxJac2 chromosome 12, fToxJac2.pri, whole genome shotgun sequence, the following are encoded in one genomic region:
- the ncf1 gene encoding neutrophil cytosol factor 1 has protein sequence MEGIYVRHVELLGFEKRDFPSQHYVYMLMVKWSDLSEKLIYRTYPEMHTFHKSLKEMFPIESGQIEKRDRIIPSLPAPRWVDTQKSTETRQSTLADYCHSLINLPPHISRCRHLTNFFKVRPEDENPPAPNTLKRNETFVVSRDLARGNASEISGPIILDTYRVIADFTKTSKHEISLNTGDLVEIVEKNQNGWWFCQCDSKRGWIPASYLEPLDQPDESEDAEPDYEGELFVAINAYKAEQEDEISLGLGETIEVIHKLLDGWWVVRRGEEIGHFPSMYLQKASNSEKLETRRTNLQGQKPPPRRSTIRNAKSIHNRSRKRVSQDTYRRNSVRYLQQKGSRPPKSPLRERKNQNNIPELSGSSSESDVKREAPVIPPRPSPELILERCTDNTRKKVSIHKSRSSSGS, from the exons ATGGAGGGGATCTACGTCAGGCATGTGGAGCTTCTGGGCTTTGAGAAGCGAGATTTCCCGAGTCAGCACTAC GTTTACATGCTGATGGTGAAATGGAGCGACCTCTCAGAGAAGCTGATCTACAGGACGTATCCTGAGATGCACACCTTCCAT AAATCGCTGAAGGAGATGTTTCCAATCGAGTCTGGTCAAATAGAAAAGAGGGACAGAATCATTCCTTCATTACCAG CGCCACGCTGGGTGGACACACAGAAGTCGACAGAAACCAGGCAGAGCACTTTGGCCGACTACTGCCACTCGCTGATCAACCTGCCGCCTCACATCTCCCGCTGCAGACACCTCACCAACTTCTTTAAGGTTCGACCTGAGGACGAAAACCCACCTGCCCCAAACAC ACTGAAACGAAACGAGACATTTGTGGTGTCCAGGGACTTGGCCCGAGGCAACGCATCTG AGATTTCTGGCCCCATCATACTGGACACCTACAGGGTGATCGCTGACTTCACCAAGACGTCCAAACACGAGATCAGCCTGAACACCGGCGACCTGGTGGAAATTGTGGAGAAAAATCAAAATG GTTGGTGGTTTTGCCAGTGTGACTCTAAACGAGGCTGGATTCCTGCGTCATACCTGGAGCCTCTGGACCAACCGGACGAGTCTGAGGATGCAGAACCAGATTATGAAG GAGAACTGTTCGTCGCCATCAACGCCTACAAGGCAGAGCAGGAGGACGAGATTTCTCTGGGGCTGGGTGAGACCATCGAGGTCATTCACAAGCTGCTGGACGGCTGGTGGGTCGTCAG aagaggagaagagatcGGCCATTTCCCCTCCATGTACCTGCAGAAGGCGAGCAACAGCGAGAAACTGGAGACACGCAGGACCAACCTGCAGGGACAGAAACCACCACCTCGCAG ATCCACCATCAGAAACGCCAAGAGCATCCACAACAGGTCTCGCAAGCGTGTCAGCCAGGACACCTACCGCAGGAACAGCGTCCGGTACCTCCAGCAGAAAGGCAGCCGCCCCCCAAAGTCACCgctgagggagaggaaaaaccAGA ACAACATCCCCGAGCTGTCCGGCTCCAGTTCAGAGAGCGACGTGAAGAGGGAGGCTCCGGTCATCCCTCCCCGGCCGAGTCCGGAGCTCATCCTGGAGCGCTGCACCGACAACACCCGCAAGAAAGTCAGCATTCACAAGTCCCGCTCCAGCTCCGGCAGCTAG